Genomic segment of Clostridia bacterium:
TCGCGACGGTCAGGGCATTCGCTTTTGCCTTCTGGAAGGCATCGTCTACGGCGCGAGTCTTGGCTGCGTCAATGTTCTCGAGTGTGTAGTTGATGGACTGGTTTTCGGTAACGTCCATCTCGGCGAACTTGTTGGCGATCGTGCCGATCTTGGCGAAATCCTTGAGCTTGAATGAAATTGCGCTGCTCACGCGATAGCCGACGAGCTTGCGTTTGGCCCCGTTGCGCCAGTCGTAGACAGGCTGGACTTGGAAGGAACCGACTTCGGCCTGCCTGGGATCGAGCCCGTTAGCCCGAAGAACCTCGCGAACCTGCTCGGCTGCGTTTGAGGCGTGATCGTAGGCGGGCTTGAGTTCCGGGTCCTGCGCCGCGATATTGAACTGTATGAGCGCGGTGTCAGGCGCGGCTTCGAACTTTCCATCGGCACCGACATAAACGGTGTCGGGGCGCGGAGCGAAGGTGGGCTGTTGCGCCCATGCTGCGAGGCTGGTGAGCAGAACCGCAACGACTATTACAAGCTTCCTCATAGAGCTCCTCCGAAGAATAGCGCGCAAGACTTCTGAAGCAGTACTCCTATAAAAGAGAACACATACCTGCTACCCGCGCAAATATCGCAGACCTCACATTTCGTTTCGCGAAGCGCTCACGCCAATCTTATTTGTGTACGCGCGCTTTCTTATCCGGAGTGACTAAAGTGCTACGCCGGATGTGACGATGGTGTTGCTGGAGCACTCGACGTCACGCAGCAGGAGGAGTTAACTGGATCTAGCGCGAGCGCCGGGAA
This window contains:
- a CDS encoding SIMPL domain-containing protein (The SIMPL domain is named for its presence in mouse protein SIMPL (signalling molecule that associates with mouse pelle-like kinase). Bacterial member BP26, from Brucella, was shown to assemble into a channel-like structure, while YggE from E. coli has been associated with resistance to oxidative stress.), producing MRKLVIVVAVLLTSLAAWAQQPTFAPRPDTVYVGADGKFEAAPDTALIQFNIAAQDPELKPAYDHASNAAEQVREVLRANGLDPRQAEVGSFQVQPVYDWRNGAKRKLVGYRVSSAISFKLKDFAKIGTIANKFAEMDVTENQSINYTLENIDAAKTRAVDDAFQKAKANALTVAKAGGRVLGELSYASVDTYEPVPVVMAKMETMRAGMAQQDMAAPTEGFSPQKITVTAHVNALFALK